The Pirellulales bacterium genome includes the window GACCGTTGAGCTGGACGAGCAGCAAGTCCGCACGCGGGCCTTCGCCGCGCTGCGACAGTTGCTGGCCAAGCTCAGCAGTCGTCGGCCGATCGTGATGTTCGCCGACGACCTGCAATGGGGCGACGCGGGCAGCGCCGAGGCGCTGTTTGCCGTCTTGCGGCCGCCCGAGGCGCCAGCGGTGCTGTTTCTAGGCAGCTTTCGCAGCGACGAATGGGAGCAAAGCCCCTTCCGGCTGGAATGGGAGAGCGTGCAGAAGAAGCACGGCGCCACGATCGACCATCGCGACGTGAGCGTCTCGCCGCTGTCGGACGACGAGTGTCGGGAATTGGTGGTTTCGCTGCTGGGGCGCGACAACGACGTGATTCGACGTCGGGCTGCGGAGATTCACGCGGAAACCGGCGGCAACCCGTTCCTCTTGATCGAGTTGGTGAGCTGTTTCGATCCCGAAAGCGACTCGTTCCGTCCGGTGCCGATGCACGAGGCGGTGCGTCAAAAGCTGTCGCGGCTGCCGGCTGGAGCGGAGACGCTGCTCGACGTGGTGTCGATATCGGGCCAGGCCTTGCCGTTGGCCGAGGTGTCGAAGACGGCGGGCTACGATGTGCCTGCATTGGCCACGATCACTCACATGCGCACGGAGCGGCTGCTTCGTCTGATCGGCAGTCCCGACGAACCGCTGGTCGACACCTATCACGACCGGATTCGCGAGACCGTGCTCGGCCAATTGGAGTCGGACAAGCGGCGAGGACTTCACCTCTCGCTGGCCCGCGTGATTGAGGCCGGCGAGGCGCCAAGCGAGCTAGCGGCGTCGATTGAGCGAGGCGACGAGGCCAGAACTGAAAAGAGCTTCGCCCGCATTTATGATCTCGCCTATCACTTCGACGCCGCGGGCGCCCAGCGGCAGGCGCTGGCCTATGGTTTGCTGGCGGCCGAACAAGCGCGGCGTCAGTTTGCACCCGAAGTCGCTGCCCAAAAGTATGCGATCGCCGAGCGAAACGCCGAATCGAGCGCCGCGGCCACGCGGTTCCGCATCGCCGAGGGTTACGGCGATTCACTGATGCTTTTGGGTCGATACGCAGACGCCGCGGCGAAGTTCGAGGCGGGAACGGCCTGGGCACAAGACGACCACCAACGGGCGCGCATCGAGGGCCTCCAAAGTGAGCTGGCTTGGAAGGGCGGCAAGATCGACGACAGCGTTCGTTTCGGCGAGTCGTCGCTGCGCCGCTTGGGGAACTGGGTCCCGAAAACGTTGCCGACATTGCTCCTCGCCTTGCTGAGAGAAGGGGCGATCCAAGCGGTACACACGTGCCTTCCGGGGCGCCTGCACCGTCAACAAACGAATCGTGACTTTGACCTAACCATAAAAGTGCTTGATGGTTTGACGCACGCCTACATCTTTCAAAGCACGACGAAGCTTTTGTGGAGCCATTTGGCAACGATGAACCGCGTCGAGCGAGTGCCGCCGACGCCCCAGATGGCGTCTTGTTATGGCACGCACGCCGTTTTCACGGCCATGCTCGGTTGGCAGAGCCGCTCGGCCCGCTATGGCGCACGGGGGTTGGCAGCGGCCGAGCAATTCAACGACCTTTTGGTACGCGGGAAGACCTACAACTACTTCGGCGTCGGCGATTACGCCTCATCGCGATACGAGCAGGGGATCGAACACTTGGCGAAGGCCGTCGCCGCCTTCGAGCGGGCCGGCGACTACTGGGAGTTGCACATCGCCCGTTTCCACCGAGGTTGCTGCTATTTCGGTCTGGGCGACCTCGGGCAGGCGGTCGCGGAGGCGCGCTGGGTGTTTGAGTCGAGTGCCCGCATCGGCGACTCGCGCCCAATGTGTTCCAGTTGGCTCTGGGCACGGGCCACGCAGGAGAACCTTCCGTTTGAGGATCTGAGGAGTTGCTTTCCCTCTCGCCCGGACGACGTGATGTCGACCGTTCACGGCATCATGGCGGAAGGCTTATGGCACTCGTTCCATAACCGCACGCAAGAATCGCTCGAGGCCTTCGAGCGGGCGGCCGATATGGTGCGGAAAAGCTTATGCGTGAATTCCCATACGATTCTCGTCGTGCCCATGCTGGCCTTCGCCTTGCGGCGTCGCGCCGAGGCTGTCGCGCCGACTGACGCGCGACAGGCGAGTGTGCTGCGTCGGCGCGCCTTACGCGCGGCAAAATGGGCGGTGCGGCTGACGCGAATCTTCCCCGCCGCGTATCCACTTGCCCTGCGCGAGCTGGCTCTCGCGCTGGCCGCGCGCGGGCGGCCGCGCAAGGCGCTGCGTGTTGCGGAAAAAAGCTGCTCGGTCGCCCAGCGGCAAAAAGCGAAATATGAATATGCGCAAAGCTTGCTCGTGCGTGGCAACCTGGCTACGCAGCTCGGCCACGCGGATGGTCCGCAACTCGTGGCCGAAGCGCAATCGCAGTTGGATGCGATCGAGAAAACCGTTGCTGGGGGCGGCACGCCGGCGGCTGATTCGCACGAACACCGGGCCTGAGGACCCTCGAACCCTGCCATGCATCGCTTCATTACCCCCATCGCCGCGCTCGCCATCGTCGGCATGCTCTACTATCTCAGCCAGCCGCCGAAACTGCGCGAGGCCGAAGCCGCCGCTTTGGCCGGCCGGTTTGCCTTCGAAAAACGGCCGCTCGCGGAACCGCCGGGCTATGAACAAAAGACCGTGCGACAGGTGCATCCCAGCCTAGAGCATCTCTCGGGGCAAATCTCTTTTGTCGGCGCAGCGGCGGCGCTGGGCGATCTGGACGGCGACGGCCTGGCCAACGACCTGCTGCTGGTCGATCCGCGAATCGACCAAGTGATCGTGGCGCCCGTTCCCGGCACAGGCGAGCGCTATTCGCCGTTCGCGCTGCACCCCTCTCCCTTGGCCTATGATGTGACGACGACCGCGCCCATGGGCACCGTCATCGGCGATTTCAACGAGGACGGATCGGCCGACGTGTTGACGTATTACTGGGGCCGCTCGCCGGTCATGTTCCTGCGCAGGACGGACGGCGGCGATGGCGCTGCCGTACCTTCCGCAACGGCGTTTGATCCTGTCGAGCTGGTCGACCCGGTCCAGCGATGGTACACCAGCACCTGCACGCAGGCCGACCTCGACGGCGACGGACACGTCGACCTCGTCTTAGGCAACTACTTCGCCGACCATGCGCGTATTCTCGACGCCCGCGGCGACGGTCAGGAAGAGATGCCCGACTCCTTCTCCCGAGCGTTCAATGGCGGCCGCAACCGCCTGTTGCTTTCTCAGCTCGGCCGGCGCCTGATCGGTGCTGCCCTCTTTCGCGAAGCGGACGACGTACTGGCGCACGATGTGGCTTGTGGCTGGACGTTCGCTCAGGCGGCCGTCGATCTCGACGGCGACTTGCTGCCGGAAATCTACTTTGTGCAAGACTGGGGCCCTGACCGCTTGCTTCACAACCGGTCGGAACCGGGTCGGCTGCGATTCGAGTTGCTGGCAGGCGAGCGAACGGCGACCATACCCATGTCGAAGGTGCTCGGCTGCGACACCTTCAACGGCATGGGCATC containing:
- a CDS encoding CRTAC1 family protein — encoded protein: MHRFITPIAALAIVGMLYYLSQPPKLREAEAAALAGRFAFEKRPLAEPPGYEQKTVRQVHPSLEHLSGQISFVGAAAALGDLDGDGLANDLLLVDPRIDQVIVAPVPGTGERYSPFALHPSPLAYDVTTTAPMGTVIGDFNEDGSADVLTYYWGRSPVMFLRRTDGGDGAAVPSATAFDPVELVDPVQRWYTSTCTQADLDGDGHVDLVLGNYFADHARILDARGDGQEEMPDSFSRAFNGGRNRLLLSQLGRRLIGAALFREADDVLAHDVACGWTFAQAAVDLDGDLLPEIYFVQDWGPDRLLHNRSEPGRLRFELLAGERTATIPMSKVLGCDTFNGMGIDCGDLNGDGWPDLFVSNITSAYGLHESNFLFLSTGEIDRMRAGIAPYRDVSEPWGIARSGWSWEAKLADFDNDGTLEAIQATGFLKGAADRFADYQETAVANDRMIRDPHVWPHMQPGDNVAGDDTNPFFVRAADGRYYDVGPHIGFDQPLNSRGIAIADVDGDGLLDLVLANQWRASYFFRNTAPNAGQFLGLCLRLPLGAGPSRPFAVHEGHPSAMGGPTRPALGASASVQLPDGRKLAAQVDGGNGHSGKRSPDVHFGLGRIEAPQKLRVELRWRDSAGEVQEATLRLSPGWHTVILGKPQVEDNAT
- a CDS encoding protein kinase produces the protein MLAATASFDDVNALCRAFAEEEAAPSQRPIETYLRRVPDGAQPTLLRNLLDLDIRRRRAAGQSPRADEYLVRLPEFADVIRQAFLDAGSLSGGTRSLAAGLATTWDAPQAAPDLAARRLGEYELLRELGRGGMGTVYEALHVRRGDRVALKTLPAVDGSRLHRFKREFRALADVNHPNLIGLGTLEADGCHWFFTMDLIEGTDFLSYVRPRPVGNALRGVSPAGTSASTAHPHGVGENALAAQRNATEGASYRPTAQGVAELDVDRLRAALAQLVAAVMALHGQHIIHRDLKPSNVMVTHDGRVVALDFGLVMESKANGGMTTAGRIEGTPRYMPPEQAAGESVTAAADWYAVGVMLYEALAGRPPFEGPVLKLLQDKQRFDAPPLPANAGFPEDLAQLAMRLLARDPMARPDAREIAKAISLQTSVTTVTHSSRSNLVGRSAQLHALAEAHQSVAAKHQPLTVFIRGRSGEGKTSLAEHFLEGLRSGAARPTVLSGRCYDRESVPFKALDSLIDALCGHLRSLDKTEAALMLPDDVGLLAQLFPVLERVEVVAQAPRPRTVELDEQQVRTRAFAALRQLLAKLSSRRPIVMFADDLQWGDAGSAEALFAVLRPPEAPAVLFLGSFRSDEWEQSPFRLEWESVQKKHGATIDHRDVSVSPLSDDECRELVVSLLGRDNDVIRRRAAEIHAETGGNPFLLIELVSCFDPESDSFRPVPMHEAVRQKLSRLPAGAETLLDVVSISGQALPLAEVSKTAGYDVPALATITHMRTERLLRLIGSPDEPLVDTYHDRIRETVLGQLESDKRRGLHLSLARVIEAGEAPSELAASIERGDEARTEKSFARIYDLAYHFDAAGAQRQALAYGLLAAEQARRQFAPEVAAQKYAIAERNAESSAAATRFRIAEGYGDSLMLLGRYADAAAKFEAGTAWAQDDHQRARIEGLQSELAWKGGKIDDSVRFGESSLRRLGNWVPKTLPTLLLALLREGAIQAVHTCLPGRLHRQQTNRDFDLTIKVLDGLTHAYIFQSTTKLLWSHLATMNRVERVPPTPQMASCYGTHAVFTAMLGWQSRSARYGARGLAAAEQFNDLLVRGKTYNYFGVGDYASSRYEQGIEHLAKAVAAFERAGDYWELHIARFHRGCCYFGLGDLGQAVAEARWVFESSARIGDSRPMCSSWLWARATQENLPFEDLRSCFPSRPDDVMSTVHGIMAEGLWHSFHNRTQESLEAFERAADMVRKSLCVNSHTILVVPMLAFALRRRAEAVAPTDARQASVLRRRALRAAKWAVRLTRIFPAAYPLALRELALALAARGRPRKALRVAEKSCSVAQRQKAKYEYAQSLLVRGNLATQLGHADGPQLVAEAQSQLDAIEKTVAGGGTPAADSHEHRA